Proteins encoded within one genomic window of Sorex araneus isolate mSorAra2 chromosome 9, mSorAra2.pri, whole genome shotgun sequence:
- the ATP6V0A2 gene encoding V-type proton ATPase 116 kDa subunit a 2, with the protein MGALFRSEPMCLAQLFLQSGTAYECLSALGEQGLVQFRDLNQNVSSFQRKFVGEVKRCEELERILVYLVQEINRADIPLPEGETSPPAPPLKQVLEMQEQLQKLEVELREVTKNKEKLRKNLLELIEYTHMLRVTKTLVKRNVEFEPTYEELPPVESESLLDYNSMQRLGAKLGFVSGLIQQGKVEAFEKMLWRVCKGYTILTHAELDEPLEDPETGEVIKWCVFLVSFWGEQIGHKVKKICDCYHCHVYPYPNTAEERREIQEGLSTRIQDLYTVLHKTEDYLRQVLSKAAESVYGRVVQVKKMKAIYHMLNMCSFDVTHRCLIAEVWCPEADLHRLRRALEDGSRESGATIPSFMNTIPTKETPPTLIRTNKFTEGFQNIVDAYGVGSYGEVNPALFSIITFPFLFAVMFGDCGHGFVMFLFALLLVLNENHPRLSQSQEIMRMFFNGRYILLLMGLFSVYTGLIYNDCFSKSLNLFGSGWNVSAMYSSSHSPAEQKEMILWNDSVVRHSRLLQLDPSVPGVFQGPYPLGIDPIWNLATNRLTFLNSFKMKMSVILGISHMTFGVVLGIFNHVHFRKKFNIYLVSVPELLFMLCIFGYLIFMIIYKWLVFSAHTSRVAPSILIEFINMFLFPASETSGLYAGQEYVQRLLLAITALSVPVLFLGKPFFLWWLHNGRSCLGISRSGYTLVRKDSEEEISLLGRQDIEEGRGLLEESCREMPCEEFNLGEILMTQVIHSIEYCLGCISNTASYLRLWALSLAHAQLSDVLWAMLMRVGLRVDTTYGVLLLLPVIALFAVLTIFILLVMEGLSAFLHAIRLHWVEFQNKFYVGAGTKFVPFSFRLLSSKFSNDGLA; encoded by the exons CTTAACCAGAATGTGAGCTCTTTCCAAAGAAAATTTGTTGGTGAGGTGAAGCGGTGTGAAGAGCTGGAGCGTATACTGG TGTACTTGGTACAGGAGATCAACAGAGCAGATATTCCCCTGCCCGAGGGAGAGACCAGCCCTCCCGCGCCTCCTCTTAAGCAAGTTCTGGAAATGCAG GAGCAATTGCAGAAGCTTGAGGTGGAGCTGAGAGAAGTCACAAAGAATAAGGAGAAACTGAGGAAGAACTTGCTAGAACTGATCGAGTACACACACATGCTGAGAGTGACGAAGACCTTGGTGAAACGGAACGTGGAG TTTGAACCCACTTATGAAGAACTCCCGCCCGTGGAGAGCGAGTCTTTGCTGGACTACAACTCCATGCAGAGGCTGGGAGCAAAACTGGG GTTTGTGTCCGGCCTCATTCAACAAGGAAAAGTCGAAGCCTTTGAGAAGATGTTGTGGCGGGTCTGCAAAGGCTACACCATCCTGACCCACGCGGAGCTGGACGAGCCTCTCGAGGACCCCGAGACG GGAGAAGTCATCAAGTGGTGTGTGTTCCTGGTGTCCTTCTGGGGCGAACAGATCGGACATAAGGTCAAGAAGATTTGTGATTG CTACCATTGCCACGTGTACCCGTACCCCAACACTGCCGAGGAGCGGAGGGAGATCCAGGAGGGCCTCAGCACCCGCATCCAGGACCTCTACACC GTTCTGCACAAGACCGAGGACTACCTGAGGCAGGTGCTGAGCAAGGCGGCCGAGTCGGTGTATGGCCGTGTGGTCCAGGTGAAGAAGATGAAGGCCATCTACCACATGCTCAACATGTGCAGCTTCGACGTCACCCACAGGTGCCTCATCGCCGAGGTGTGGTGCCCCGAGGCCGACCTGCACCGCCTGCGCCGGGCGCTGGAGGACGGCTCG agagagagcggCGCTACCATCCCCTCCTTCATGAACACGATCCCGACGAAAGAGACGCCCCCGACTCTCATCCGCACCAACAAGTTCACAGAGGGCTTCCAGAACATCGTGGACGCGTACGGCGTGGGGAGCTACGGCGAGGTGAACCCAG CTCTCTTCAGCATCATCACCTTCCCCTTCCTGTTTGCCGTGATGTTCGGGGACTGCGGGCATGGCTTTGTGATGTTCTTGTTTGCCCTCTTGCTGGTGCTGAATGAAAACCATCCCCGGCTGAGTCAGTCCCAAGAG ATCATGCGCATGTTTTTCAATGGTCGCTACATCCTCTTGCTGATGGGCTTGTTCTCAGTGTACACAGGCCTCATCTACAACGACTGCTTCTCAAAGTCGCTCAACCTCTTTGGCTCTGGGTGGAACGTGTCTGCCATGTACAGCTCCAGCCACTCCCCGGCTGAGCAGAAGGAAATGATACTCTGGAA CGACAGCGTGGTCAGGCACAGCCGCCTCCTGCAGTTGGACCCGAGCGTTCCGGGAGTGTTCCAAGGCCCCTACCCTCTGGGCATCGACCCC ATCTGGAACTTGGCCACCAATCGCCTCACTTTTCTGAactctttcaaaatgaaaatgtctGTGATTTTAGGCATTTCCCACATGACTTTTGGAGTCGTTCTGGGTATATTTAACCACGT GCATTTCCGGAAGAAGTTCAACATTTACCTGGTCTCAGTCCCGGAGCTTCTCTTCATGCTCTGCATCTTTGGATACCTTATATTCATGATCATCTACAAGTGGCTGGTGTTCTCGGCGCACACCTCCCGAGTGGCCCCCAGCATCCTCATCGAGTTCATTAACATGTTCCTGTTCCCGGCCAGTGAGACCAGCGGCCTGTACGCGGGGCAG gagtacGTGCAAAGGCTGCTACTGGCGATCACGGCGCTGTCGGTCCCGGTGCTCTTCCTGGGGAAACCTTTCTTCCTGTGGTGGCTGCACAACGGACGCAGCTGCTTGGGGATCAGCAGG AGCGGCTACACGCTGGTGAGGAAGGACAGCGAGGAGGAGATTTCTCTGCTGGGACGCCAGGACATCGAGGAGGGCCGAGGCCTGCTGGAGGAGAGCTGCCGGGAGATGCCGTGTGAGGAG TTCAACCTCGGGGAGATCCTCATGACCCAGGTCATCCACTCCATCGAGTACTGTCTGGGCTGCATCTCCAACACGGCATCCTACCTGCGGCTCTGGGCACTCAGCCTGGCACACGCGC AGCTCTCCGACGTGCTGTGGGCCATGCTGATGCGCGTGGGGCTCCGCGTGGACACCACCTAcggggtgctgctgctgctgcccgtCATCGCCCTCTTCGCCGTCCTCACCATCTTCATCCTCCTGGTCATGGAGGGCCTGTCCGCGTTTCTCCACGCCATCCGCCTCCACTG GGTAGAATTTCAGAACAAATTCTACGTTGGTGCAGGCACCAAGTTTGTTCCTTTCTCATTCCGTCTGCTTTCGTCAAAGTTCAGTAATGACGGCTTGGCATGA